The genomic stretch CAGTGGAACTGGTCGAGGTTGACGAACTCACGGAGACGGCGCGTGGCGCCGGAGGCTTCGGCAGTACCGGACAGGGGGCTGCGAGCGAGGCGGACAGTGAAGGGGGCGAGCTGTGAGCAAAGTCGAGCAGGCCAAGGCGGCGCAGAACTACCGCGCCAAACCCGAGCACCCGAGCTGCAGTACCTGCCAGCACTTCTCAATGGAGACGGTCGAGAAAACCTACCAGGCGGCCAGCAGGCTGTACACCTGGACCGAAGAGAAGAACCTGCGCTGCACGCTGGGCGGCTTCAAGGTCTTGAAGAAGGGCGTGTGCGACAAGTTCGCGCTCCGGCAGGGGGACCAAAAGTGAAGAGGCTTTACATTGCAGGTCCTATGTCTGGCCTGCCTGACTTGAACTTTCCCGCCTTCCACGCAGAGGCGGCCCGCCTCCGTGATCTCGGCTATCGCGTGGTCAACCCGGCCGAGATCAACGTCGATCCTTCCTTAGGGTGGGCAGCATGCATGCGAGCCGACATTGCGCAACTTGTGACGTGCGACGGGGTGGCACTGCTGCCGGGCTGGGAGAACTCGAGGGGCGCGCGCCTGGAACAGCACATTGCGCAATCCCTGGGAATGCCGACGGTGCCGGCGGCAGCGCTTGTCGATCGAGTGACAGAGGTGGAACCGTGTACCTGCTGACCATCTTGCTCTGCCTGGCGCTGGGCTTCGTGCTCGGGCTCTGCTTCGACTCGGTCGCCGTCCGGGTTCTCGCCATCGCGTCCCCTGTCATGCACCTGTGGCGAGTGGTGAAGGGCGTCGCCAGCAAGCTCAAGGGGCACCGGTGAGTTGCCGGCCGTGCGCCGACGCCGAGGCCAACCCGCTTACGGGAAGCATCGGCTTCGAGGACAAGTGCGACGGCTGCGCCGCCCGCAGCCTGGCGCACAGCCCGCTGTACTTCGTCGCCGCCCGGTCGGGCGCGCTGACGCCCGCCTATCGAGACGCCCTGCAGTCACGATTCGGCCGCGCATGGAAGTCCGCGCACGAACAGGTGAAGGCCTGGGCTCAACGGATTGACCATGCAAGGAGGAAATCGTGAAGGAAGCAGCGACCAAGCCCGTCACGCCGGGGCAAACCGCATTCGAGGCGTTCAACGGTCCCGGCCCGCGTGGCGGCACCAGCTCTTGGCAGAACCTGCCCAAGGCCGTCAAGGAGAACTGGGAGGCAGCGGCGCGTGCCGTCGTGTCGGAGGCCGCCGGCCTCATGCTCAGTTGGGGGAGAAGGTGATGGGCGATATCGACTACACGGTGCGGCGGACCTGGGCCGAGCGTCTCTTCAGCCTGCCTTGGCGCCCGTGGGTGTCGACCAAGCAGGTGCGGGACACCGCCGCGGAACGCGATCGCCGGTGGCGCGAACTGCTCAAGAACTCACGGCTCGGCCTGGTTGACGCTGCGCCTGCGCCGGCCAAGCGAAGCCGATCGGGCCGCGAGTCAGCGGCGCCCGCGGCCACCAACAGCCGGGAGTCGACGATCACCGGGCTCGAGGTGGATTACCTGACCATCGCCGCAATCGAAGCCTGCTTTCACCGGCCGTCCGAAGAGCGGCCGGCGTTCGAGAGCGGCGGCGGCGGAAGCTACGCCGGCGGCGGCGCCTCGGGCAGCTGGTCTGATGACAGCCCCTCGTGCCCGGCGAGCAACTACAGCAGCACGTCAAGCACCCCTGAATGCAGTTCGAGCAGTGACAGCGGGTCTTCCTCCTGGAGCGATTGATGAGCCGTACAGACGAAGAGATCAAGCTGCCGGTGCGCGGCGACTTCAGCGAGAGATCGAACCTCGCGGCAGAGGCCGATGCTTCCATCGAGAAGACCCTCGCAAGGAGCAAGGCATGAGCCCGTTCGGCATCCGCATTCTGAGCAACCCGCTCGCCGAGACCGTGAAGGTGCGGTATGTGGTGGCGCAGGCCGGCGGGCCCAGGCCCAGGCGGCGCAAGGCTTGGTGCGTGCGCCGCGTAGAGGAGCGACAGCCGGCGGTGTGGCAGCTTGGCGAAGGAACGTTCGTCGCG from Caldimonas brevitalea encodes the following:
- a CDS encoding DUF4406 domain-containing protein, whose product is MSGLPDLNFPAFHAEAARLRDLGYRVVNPAEINVDPSLGWAACMRADIAQLVTCDGVALLPGWENSRGARLEQHIAQSLGMPTVPAAALVDRVTEVEPCTC